One window of Burkholderia thailandensis E264 genomic DNA carries:
- a CDS encoding IgG-binding virulence factor TspB family protein, with product MRLAHFFIVALLFASLATANAAGPVPAPKAAVRFDTRGNIVMEPGTTAKPAGPLDRVVEATGSGSVVDRVVVETESRPSMQLAGVIAATEAKRGYEVSGAQVEATARAINTITGVTSSTIGGIAVASCALGGGFLGVAACYALGAAFGASVQLAIDGLIRLIFPKKPSVTLDAVADATRGHVGEPCPTSGYVYWGFVCTGNTDAADCWPDQRRPTDSMYLAVKDMPARVVIHGHNFTAYLSDVYASCAREATYVDIQGRPQTVSDTVKSLENAERAKPVSPKIVAALANELWKQASNQPGYQGVPFDPSYPISEDDVSSWNAQNPQWVPNVGEFTSVSPGTRAGGGSMGFPMPNGNPGASPGTDPGTNPGTNPGTNPGTNPGANPGTNPGTNPGTNPGTNPGTDPGTNPGTNPGTDPGTNPGTNPGTNPGTGPGDTGKPQPPWPDVCVLHPDASGCAPLGSANDVDVKRESKGVSLSPISIGLNNGVCPRPYEVVVFDARLSFSYQPICDLAVRLRPLVLMLSALGAGLIFVMGLMA from the coding sequence ATGAGGCTTGCTCACTTTTTCATCGTCGCGTTGCTGTTCGCTTCGTTGGCGACGGCAAATGCGGCCGGTCCAGTACCAGCGCCAAAAGCGGCTGTCCGCTTTGACACGCGCGGAAATATTGTGATGGAGCCTGGAACCACAGCTAAACCTGCGGGACCGCTTGATCGCGTCGTGGAGGCGACCGGTTCAGGTTCGGTTGTCGATCGTGTGGTGGTCGAGACAGAGTCCCGGCCTTCGATGCAGTTGGCGGGTGTGATTGCCGCGACTGAAGCAAAGCGAGGTTATGAGGTCTCGGGCGCGCAAGTCGAGGCGACGGCTAGAGCGATCAATACGATCACTGGAGTTACTAGCTCCACTATCGGCGGCATTGCAGTGGCCAGCTGCGCGCTCGGAGGTGGATTTTTGGGCGTTGCTGCGTGCTACGCGCTCGGTGCTGCCTTCGGTGCATCCGTACAGCTTGCGATTGACGGCTTGATACGCTTGATATTTCCGAAGAAGCCGTCGGTCACGCTCGATGCAGTGGCGGATGCGACACGGGGGCACGTTGGCGAGCCTTGTCCGACTAGTGGCTACGTCTATTGGGGTTTCGTGTGCACGGGCAATACTGACGCTGCCGACTGCTGGCCGGATCAGCGCCGCCCCACTGACAGCATGTATCTTGCTGTCAAGGATATGCCGGCGCGAGTTGTTATTCACGGCCATAACTTCACCGCATATCTCAGCGACGTGTATGCGTCATGTGCGCGCGAAGCGACGTACGTTGATATTCAAGGGCGTCCGCAAACTGTGTCGGATACCGTGAAATCGCTGGAGAATGCGGAGCGCGCTAAGCCGGTCAGTCCGAAAATTGTCGCGGCGCTCGCGAACGAGCTATGGAAGCAGGCCAGCAATCAACCCGGCTATCAGGGTGTACCTTTTGATCCAAGCTACCCGATTAGTGAGGACGACGTTAGTAGCTGGAATGCGCAGAATCCCCAGTGGGTTCCCAATGTGGGCGAATTCACGTCGGTGAGTCCCGGCACGCGCGCAGGCGGCGGATCGATGGGGTTTCCGATGCCGAACGGCAACCCTGGGGCCAGTCCGGGTACTGATCCCGGAACGAACCCGGGCACGAATCCCGGAACCAACCCGGGCACGAATCCGGGAGCCAACCCGGGCACGAATCCGGGCACGAATCCGGGAACCAACCCGGGTACGAACCCCGGAACCGATCCGGGCACGAACCCGGGGACAAATCCCGGCACTGATCCGGGAACGAATCCCGGCACCAATCCGGGGACTAACCCGGGCACAGGTCCGGGAGATACCGGTAAGCCTCAGCCACCGTGGCCTGATGTGTGCGTGCTTCACCCCGACGCGTCCGGTTGCGCACCCCTCGGTAGTGCGAATGATGTGGACGTGAAGCGCGAATCGAAGGGCGTGTCGCTGTCACCGATCTCAATCGGCCTGAACAACGGCGTTTGCCCGCGGCCCTATGAGGTCGTCGTGTTCGACGCGCGCCTATCGTTCAGCTATCAACCGATTTGCGATCTGGCTGTGAGGCTGCGGCCGCTGGTGCTCATGCTGTCGGCGCTCGGCGCGGGTCTCATCTTCGTTATGGGGCTAATGGCATGA
- a CDS encoding DUF2523 domain-containing protein: MSWATLLISLVGPIVTRVLVALGIGFLTVTGIDLALNQVIQWMTASVGGLAADIANVLALGGVGDGIAYVLGGLSARVSFYLLTSTTKMVFSK, from the coding sequence ATGAGCTGGGCGACCCTGCTTATATCGCTGGTTGGTCCGATCGTCACGCGTGTATTGGTGGCGCTCGGCATCGGTTTCCTGACGGTGACCGGCATCGACTTAGCACTGAATCAGGTGATTCAGTGGATGACTGCGAGCGTTGGCGGGTTGGCGGCCGATATCGCGAACGTGCTGGCGCTCGGCGGCGTTGGCGACGGCATCGCGTATGTGCTCGGCGGCTTGTCGGCCCGCGTTTCGTTCTACCTGCTCACGTCTACAACAAAAATGGTGTTCAGCAAATGA
- a CDS encoding zonular occludens toxin domain-containing protein yields MITLITGVPGSGKTLYAVWLLTKLAKGRRVLVDGIRDLAVEHVEIDEPWLRQWHVNAQAHDLIVIDEAQRIYPPTTASQKPTPDVEQLHVHRHMGVDFIIITQHPQRISKTVRDLVGRHVHVRNLFGLKRAMLYEWDHCHNPSSLKDAVKRQWSYPREVFKLYTSAEVHTKKQAVIPKALYVVPVALVVFVVLAVKIYHRAHEGFGTAQAATATAAVPASQPATATRPADASKSAEWRVAGRYAVAGVAYVVVVGADSRLRAVPASEFRGEGVRLVGEVDGKMTSGWTGVQGGKTEQNGGVR; encoded by the coding sequence ATGATCACGCTGATTACAGGGGTGCCGGGTAGCGGTAAGACGCTGTATGCGGTGTGGCTGCTGACGAAGCTTGCGAAAGGGCGTCGCGTGCTGGTCGATGGCATTCGCGACCTTGCCGTCGAGCACGTCGAAATTGATGAACCGTGGTTGCGGCAATGGCATGTGAACGCGCAGGCGCACGACCTGATCGTCATCGATGAGGCCCAGCGCATCTACCCACCGACGACCGCAAGCCAAAAGCCGACGCCGGACGTCGAGCAGCTGCACGTTCATCGACATATGGGCGTTGACTTCATCATCATCACGCAGCATCCGCAGCGCATCAGCAAGACGGTGCGCGATCTCGTCGGTCGACACGTCCATGTGCGCAACCTGTTCGGGCTGAAGCGCGCGATGCTGTACGAATGGGATCACTGCCACAACCCGAGCAGCTTGAAAGACGCGGTGAAGCGCCAATGGTCGTATCCGCGCGAGGTGTTCAAGCTGTATACGAGCGCCGAGGTTCACACGAAGAAACAGGCGGTCATTCCCAAGGCGTTGTATGTCGTGCCGGTCGCGCTGGTCGTGTTCGTCGTGCTGGCCGTGAAGATTTATCACAGGGCGCACGAAGGCTTCGGCACTGCACAAGCTGCAACGGCAACGGCTGCGGTCCCGGCGTCGCAACCGGCGACGGCAACGCGTCCAGCTGACGCAAGCAAGTCGGCTGAATGGCGAGTGGCCGGGCGTTACGCGGTGGCCGGTGTCGCGTATGTCGTGGTGGTAGGGGCGGATAGTCGATTGCGCGCGGTTCCGGCGTCTGAGTTTCGCGGCGAGGGCGTGCGTCTGGTCGGCGAAGTGGACGGAAAGATGACGAGCGGGTGGACGGGCGTGCAGGGTGGAAAAACAGAACAAAACGGGGGTGTGAGATGA
- a CDS encoding type II secretion system protein GspD, which yields MRRYGALLGALMLSSGWVHAAGSVPPLPTLPADSSLAAAASAPPLPAPSPLTPLKHVRGTAFDLRFVTVAQVVDLIYQDAMRTPYVLGPDVLTDTRLVSFRLDDQSRDVRDVMVDFLDSLGFQVVTKNGVDYVMRKPGAVLAKADRDVYVYKPRYRKASDLRELVEPLIGSHSMLPPVSVGPVAGESAGAVQVPGAPAAVPTNAPVAQPVASGVQARGGELVIVGSRDEVAMLRKLVPELDTAPGEVVVRGWAYEVTNTDSTNSAWSIAAKVLGGQLRISSGDTSSDKSAVRFTGPGIDAAISALNADSRFKVISSPHVRIASGERVRLNVGQQVPTQSSVSYQGSSGTPVQSITYQDAGLIFDVEPTVMRDAIELRVHEEISDFVPTKTGVDTSPTKNTRQLQTVTRLTDGEVVVLGGLIQDRNSTARSGYAWLPSFLDGRSSSKQRTEVLLVLQVQRI from the coding sequence ATGAGGCGATATGGTGCGCTGCTTGGCGCGTTGATGCTGTCGAGTGGGTGGGTGCATGCGGCTGGCTCGGTTCCGCCGTTGCCGACCCTGCCAGCTGACTCCAGTTTGGCTGCCGCGGCGTCTGCGCCACCTTTGCCCGCACCGTCGCCGCTCACGCCGCTCAAGCACGTTCGCGGGACGGCGTTTGACCTGCGGTTCGTCACGGTGGCGCAGGTGGTCGACCTGATCTATCAGGACGCAATGCGCACGCCTTATGTGCTCGGCCCGGATGTGCTGACCGACACTCGTCTTGTGTCATTCCGTCTGGACGATCAGAGCCGCGATGTGCGCGACGTGATGGTGGATTTCCTCGATTCGCTCGGCTTTCAGGTAGTCACGAAAAACGGCGTCGATTACGTGATGAGAAAGCCGGGCGCCGTGCTCGCGAAAGCGGATCGCGATGTGTACGTATACAAACCGCGATACCGGAAGGCCAGCGATTTACGCGAGCTGGTAGAGCCGTTGATTGGCTCGCACTCGATGCTGCCACCGGTATCCGTTGGCCCGGTCGCTGGCGAGTCTGCTGGTGCCGTACAGGTGCCGGGCGCACCGGCTGCGGTGCCGACTAACGCGCCTGTTGCTCAACCAGTTGCGAGCGGTGTTCAGGCGCGCGGCGGTGAGCTGGTGATCGTCGGCTCGCGCGATGAGGTTGCCATGCTGCGCAAACTGGTTCCCGAGCTGGACACTGCGCCGGGCGAGGTGGTGGTGCGCGGCTGGGCGTATGAAGTGACCAACACCGATTCGACCAATTCGGCGTGGAGCATCGCGGCGAAGGTGCTGGGCGGTCAGCTTCGAATCTCGAGCGGCGACACGTCATCCGACAAGAGCGCGGTGCGATTCACCGGGCCGGGCATCGACGCGGCGATATCTGCGCTCAATGCCGATTCGCGGTTCAAGGTCATCAGTTCGCCGCATGTGCGGATCGCGTCGGGCGAGCGGGTGCGGCTGAACGTCGGGCAGCAGGTGCCGACGCAATCAAGCGTGAGCTACCAAGGGTCGAGCGGCACGCCGGTTCAGTCGATCACCTATCAGGACGCCGGGCTGATTTTCGACGTTGAGCCTACGGTGATGCGTGACGCGATCGAACTGCGCGTGCATGAGGAGATCTCCGATTTTGTCCCGACGAAAACCGGCGTCGATACGTCGCCGACAAAGAACACGCGCCAGCTACAGACCGTCACACGGCTGACGGATGGCGAGGTCGTGGTGCTGGGCGGGCTGATTCAGGACCGGAATTCGACGGCGCGTAGCGGTTACGCGTGGCTGCCGAGCTTTCTTGATGGTCGATCAAGCTCGAAGCAGCGCACGGAGGTGCTGCTCGTACTACAGGTACAGCGGATTTAA
- a CDS encoding rolling circle replication-associated protein — MHDASIGDFSPFRREWVIRGRNFGDGQVEVTATRFDRYMGALSLNARPKAKRGESENSESNLLDAAKRAKQQVRLRCKAIGADRMITLTYRENMQDKARLKRDFDALRRRLAKLSTFQYVATPERQKRGAWHLHVAVKGRQNYRVLRSIWQSIVGVGNGQINVRNPFKERGLRHKLAAYLAKYITKDFAEHALNEKRYWTSRGVVVPEVMPIDHIAANDPAEALKVAFNAALQAGATLDRCQAFWRQELGVFWLSTREN, encoded by the coding sequence ATGCACGACGCAAGTATAGGCGACTTCTCGCCGTTCCGTAGAGAGTGGGTGATCCGTGGCCGGAATTTCGGTGATGGGCAGGTCGAAGTGACGGCGACGCGGTTTGATCGGTACATGGGCGCACTGTCGTTGAACGCGAGGCCCAAGGCGAAACGCGGGGAGTCGGAGAACAGTGAATCGAACCTGCTCGATGCGGCGAAGCGTGCCAAGCAGCAGGTGCGGCTACGGTGTAAGGCGATTGGAGCGGATCGAATGATCACGTTGACGTACCGCGAGAACATGCAGGACAAAGCCCGCCTGAAGCGTGATTTCGACGCGCTGCGCCGGCGTCTCGCGAAGCTGTCGACCTTCCAGTATGTCGCGACGCCTGAGCGTCAGAAGCGGGGTGCGTGGCACCTCCACGTGGCGGTCAAGGGCCGTCAGAACTATCGAGTGCTGCGCTCGATCTGGCAAAGCATCGTAGGCGTCGGGAATGGGCAGATTAACGTCCGAAACCCGTTCAAGGAAAGGGGCCTGCGGCACAAGCTCGCGGCCTACCTGGCGAAGTACATCACGAAGGATTTCGCGGAACACGCGCTGAATGAAAAGCGGTATTGGACAAGCCGCGGCGTCGTCGTTCCGGAGGTTATGCCGATCGATCACATTGCCGCGAATGATCCGGCGGAAGCCCTGAAGGTTGCGTTCAATGCGGCTTTGCAGGCGGGCGCGACGCTTGACCGCTGTCAAGCGTTTTGGCGGCAGGAGTTGGGCGTGTTCTGGTTATCGACGCGCGAGAATTAG
- a CDS encoding IS5 family transposase (programmed frameshift), whose protein sequence is MEISEAQFKQIEHCLPRQRGNVSLSNLQVLNAILYVAEHGCKWRGLPPRFGRWHTIYTRMNRWSRNGVLDRVFTELQRAQIIRVRIEAVSLDSTIVKVHPDGTGAFKKNGPQAIGKSRGGWTTKIHMVAADARTAITFALSPGQAGDAPQGRALLERLGPPNRPLHLLMDKAYEGNETRQLALDLGFIPVVPPLSTRVEPWEYDREMYKRRNEVERLFRRLKGFRRIFSRFDKLDLMFIAFINFALIIEALR, encoded by the exons ATGGAAATCTCCGAAGCCCAATTCAAGCAGATCGAACATTGCCTGCCGCGACAGCGTGGCAATGTGAGCCTGTCGAACCTGCAAGTGCTCAACGCGATCCTTTATGTGGCCGAGCACGGATGTAAATGGCGCGGCCTGCCACCACGTTTCGGCCGCTGGCACACGATCTACACGCGCATGAACCGTTGGTCTCGCAACGGTGTACTGGACCGAGTGTTCACGGAGTTGCAGCGCGCGCAGATCATTCGCGTTCGGATTGAAGCGGTATCGCTGGATAGCACGATCGTGAAGGTTCATCCTGACGGCACCGGTGCGT TTAAAAAAAATGGACCTCAAGCCATCGGCAAGTCTCGCGGAGGATGGACAACCAAGATTCATATGGTTGCCGCGGATGCTCGAACAGCCATAACGTTCGCACTGTCGCCCGGTCAAGCCGGCGATGCGCCGCAGGGACGTGCACTGCTCGAACGCCTGGGGCCGCCGAATCGGCCGCTGCACCTGCTGATGGACAAGGCGTACGAAGGTAACGAAACCCGACAACTCGCGCTCGATCTCGGCTTCATCCCGGTCGTCCCTCCGTTGAGTACGCGCGTCGAGCCTTGGGAATACGACCGGGAAATGTACAAGCGTCGTAACGAAGTCGAGCGGCTGTTCCGTCGATTGAAGGGTTTTCGTCGCATCTTCTCGCGCTTCGACAAACTCGACTTGATGTTCATTGCCTTTATCAACTTCGCCCTGATTATCGAAGCCCTTCGATAG
- a CDS encoding site-specific integrase, translating into MLSAGAYAKRPHLANFVRLALSTGCRKNELLALDWRRVDFERSFLRLDAEHTKNGKRRVVPLNSAALSALRDQRDWVERKCSGSEWVFPGWSGKRIQTLQKGFNAACARVGIENFRIHDLRHTFASWLVMEGVSLYVVKDLLGHSSISVTERYAHLSPDQGRAAVQKLLPL; encoded by the coding sequence ATTCTTTCTGCCGGTGCTTATGCAAAGCGCCCACATTTGGCAAATTTCGTGCGCCTCGCACTCAGTACAGGTTGCAGAAAGAACGAGTTATTGGCGCTTGACTGGCGTCGGGTGGATTTTGAGCGCTCGTTTTTGCGTCTGGACGCTGAGCATACGAAGAACGGCAAGCGTAGGGTGGTGCCGTTGAATAGTGCCGCGCTGTCGGCATTGAGGGATCAACGGGATTGGGTTGAGCGGAAGTGTTCCGGTTCCGAGTGGGTGTTTCCGGGGTGGTCCGGGAAGCGCATACAGACCCTGCAGAAAGGATTTAACGCAGCATGCGCCCGCGTCGGTATCGAGAATTTCCGGATCCACGACCTGCGACATACTTTCGCGTCATGGCTGGTGATGGAGGGTGTTTCCCTGTACGTCGTGAAAGACCTGCTGGGGCACTCCTCGATCTCCGTGACGGAGCGCTACGCCCACCTGTCGCCGGACCAAGGCCGCGCGGCTGTACAGAAGCTCCTGCCGCTCTAG
- a CDS encoding type II toxin-antitoxin system RelE/ParE family toxin: protein MKFDWTVVYYNERVKRDVFAFPAGILADYLRLLDLMQEFGADLRMPHSRAMGNGLFELRPKGREGIGRVFYCTHVGRQVVVLHSFVKKTQETPQHELRIAQARLREVRNG from the coding sequence ATGAAATTTGATTGGACGGTCGTCTACTACAACGAACGGGTGAAGCGCGACGTTTTCGCGTTCCCGGCTGGGATTCTCGCGGACTACCTCCGGCTGTTGGATCTGATGCAGGAATTCGGGGCGGATCTACGGATGCCGCATTCCAGAGCAATGGGTAACGGGCTGTTTGAGTTGCGCCCCAAGGGTAGGGAAGGCATCGGGCGGGTGTTCTATTGCACGCATGTGGGGCGGCAAGTCGTTGTGCTGCACTCCTTCGTCAAGAAGACACAGGAAACGCCGCAACATGAATTGCGGATCGCCCAAGCACGTTTGAGAGAGGTGCGTAATGGCTAA
- a CDS encoding helix-turn-helix domain-containing protein, translating to MKRVRAEGFNPVPHTADDTARLLAGRNVKAAYDALEDEYTALRAILSARRDAGLTQAQIAERMGTTASAVSRLEASLSSEKHSPSFATLRKYAAACGKRLVISFA from the coding sequence GTGAAGCGTGTTCGCGCTGAGGGATTCAATCCGGTTCCGCATACGGCGGACGACACGGCGCGCCTGCTCGCCGGTCGCAATGTCAAGGCGGCGTATGACGCGTTGGAGGATGAGTACACCGCGTTGCGCGCTATCTTGTCTGCACGGCGCGATGCTGGTCTGACACAGGCTCAGATTGCTGAGCGGATGGGTACGACCGCATCGGCGGTCTCGCGGCTTGAGGCTTCGTTGTCGAGTGAAAAGCATTCACCATCATTTGCGACGCTGCGTAAATACGCGGCTGCATGTGGTAAGCGGCTTGTGATTTCGTTTGCTTGA
- a CDS encoding site-specific integrase produces MLHSCCKHQRSATLSFCIVLAIETGMRAGEIVKLRWEQIDLANHTIRLNLTKNGHARSVPLSERAEAAIRALPRSIHGGRLTSFYDSRGLSAAFRRACERAGVVGLRFHDLRHEAASRLAPHMPASTLAKVMGWKTLQMAMRYYNPTDQELVTAVRKVSAPSGPDLRASVN; encoded by the coding sequence TTGCTGCACTCCTGCTGCAAACATCAACGGTCTGCGACACTGTCTTTCTGTATCGTCCTTGCCATCGAGACGGGGATGCGTGCAGGTGAAATCGTGAAGCTTCGCTGGGAACAAATCGACCTCGCGAATCACACCATCCGCCTGAACCTCACAAAGAACGGGCATGCGCGGTCGGTGCCGCTGTCCGAGCGGGCAGAGGCAGCGATTCGGGCGCTTCCCCGGTCAATTCATGGCGGGCGGTTGACGTCGTTCTACGATTCGAGGGGACTCAGCGCAGCATTTCGTCGGGCCTGTGAACGGGCGGGCGTTGTCGGGCTGCGTTTTCATGACTTGCGGCACGAAGCTGCATCTCGGCTCGCGCCGCACATGCCTGCGTCCACCCTGGCCAAGGTCATGGGTTGGAAGACACTGCAGATGGCAATGCGGTATTACAACCCGACGGACCAGGAACTGGTAACTGCCGTCCGGAAAGTGAGCGCCCCATCCGGCCCCGACCTGCGCGCTTCGGTGAATTGA